The Enterococcus rotai genome includes a window with the following:
- a CDS encoding glycoside hydrolase family 3 N-terminal domain-containing protein, with translation MEQKELIELLKQMTVDEKVGQLLQLAAEFYSEKAEEKTGPMTDLGLTQDDINNAGTTLGISGAKEAIRVQKAYMENNRLGIPTILMADIIHGFRTIFPIPLGLGSSWDLEAAKKVAEVSAKEAAVSGLHVTFSPMVDLVRDPRWGRVMESTGEDSFLNSRFAEAFVKGYQGEDLKNDFFRVAACVKHFAAYGAAIGGRDYNTVNMSERQLRDSYLPGYKAALDAGAKLVMTSFNTVDGVPATGNKWLFRDVLRKEFGFDGVVISDWGAVIELIPHGVAQDKKQAAELAIKAGVDIEMMTTCYTENLKNLIEEKTLDEAILDEAVLRILTLKNDLGLFENPHRGADIALEKEVVLSKEHREIARDVAKKSIVLLKNEAMLPLSKQEKVAIVGPAADSHDVIGVWSWQGKKEEAVSLAQGVSELAAEYVIGTEAFDYFKPTQAAIDEAIALAKEADKVILALGEEEWMSGEASSRSDIRLPQAQLDLFKAIQAVNDQIIVTLYNGRPLDLQGIDSAKAIVEAWFPGTEGGAALADILYGEYNPSARLSMSFPETVGQVPVYYNYDNTGRPYKPGDEKYVSKYLDVSNFAKYPFGFGLSYSQFVYMDLKLSKNEMKLHETITASVTIENQSERTGQETVQLYIRDQVGEVVRPVKELKGFEKVNIKAHEKKTVQFTISEELLRYVHSDQAFTSDAGTFDIMIGANSRDVQTTTFKLLK, from the coding sequence ATGGAACAAAAAGAACTGATTGAGTTGCTGAAGCAAATGACAGTAGATGAAAAAGTGGGTCAATTATTACAATTGGCAGCTGAATTTTATTCTGAAAAAGCAGAAGAAAAAACAGGTCCGATGACAGATCTTGGTTTAACACAGGATGACATCAATAATGCAGGAACAACCCTAGGCATTTCTGGAGCCAAAGAAGCGATCCGTGTACAAAAAGCCTATATGGAAAATAATCGTCTGGGCATTCCAACAATTTTAATGGCGGATATTATCCACGGGTTTCGGACGATTTTTCCAATACCGCTTGGGTTAGGAAGCTCCTGGGATCTTGAAGCAGCTAAAAAAGTTGCAGAGGTTTCAGCGAAAGAAGCTGCAGTCTCTGGTTTACATGTGACGTTTTCACCGATGGTTGATTTGGTTCGTGATCCTCGTTGGGGGCGTGTTATGGAGTCAACTGGGGAAGATTCTTTTTTGAATAGTCGCTTTGCTGAGGCATTCGTTAAAGGCTATCAAGGGGAGGATTTAAAAAATGACTTTTTCCGGGTAGCAGCTTGTGTTAAACATTTTGCAGCTTATGGTGCTGCAATCGGTGGTCGTGACTATAACACAGTCAATATGTCTGAAAGGCAATTACGAGATAGCTATTTACCTGGGTATAAAGCCGCGCTTGATGCGGGGGCAAAATTAGTGATGACTTCATTTAATACAGTTGATGGTGTTCCAGCTACAGGGAATAAGTGGTTGTTTCGGGATGTCTTGAGAAAAGAATTTGGTTTTGATGGGGTAGTGATTTCCGATTGGGGAGCCGTAATTGAATTAATTCCTCATGGTGTTGCACAAGATAAAAAACAAGCAGCTGAATTAGCTATCAAAGCAGGTGTTGACATTGAAATGATGACAACGTGCTATACAGAAAATTTAAAAAACTTAATTGAAGAGAAGACACTTGATGAAGCAATTCTTGACGAAGCAGTTTTACGCATTTTAACGTTGAAAAATGATTTAGGCTTATTTGAGAATCCCCATAGAGGGGCTGATATTGCCTTAGAAAAAGAAGTTGTTTTATCAAAAGAACATCGGGAAATTGCCAGAGATGTTGCAAAAAAATCGATCGTATTATTAAAAAATGAAGCGATGTTACCATTATCAAAACAAGAAAAAGTTGCAATTGTAGGACCAGCAGCTGATTCTCATGACGTTATTGGTGTTTGGTCTTGGCAAGGAAAAAAAGAAGAAGCAGTTTCATTAGCGCAAGGTGTTAGCGAACTTGCGGCAGAATATGTAATCGGAACGGAGGCTTTTGATTACTTTAAACCAACTCAAGCTGCAATTGATGAAGCGATTGCTTTAGCAAAAGAAGCAGATAAGGTTATCTTGGCTCTCGGAGAAGAAGAATGGATGAGTGGGGAGGCCTCAAGTCGTAGCGATATTCGATTACCGCAAGCTCAGCTCGATTTATTCAAAGCAATTCAAGCCGTGAACGATCAGATCATCGTAACCCTTTATAATGGCCGACCATTAGATCTACAAGGTATCGACTCAGCCAAAGCCATTGTTGAAGCTTGGTTTCCTGGGACAGAAGGTGGTGCAGCACTGGCAGATATTTTGTATGGCGAATACAATCCGAGTGCCCGTTTAAGTATGTCATTTCCAGAAACGGTGGGACAAGTCCCTGTTTATTATAATTATGATAATACAGGTAGACCATATAAACCTGGTGATGAAAAATATGTCTCAAAATATCTAGATGTATCAAATTTTGCTAAATATCCTTTTGGATTTGGATTGAGTTATAGTCAGTTTGTTTACATGGACCTCAAGCTAAGTAAGAATGAAATGAAACTACATGAAACGATCACAGCTTCGGTTACGATAGAAAACCAATCCGAACGAACTGGGCAAGAAACCGTCCAATTATATATTCGTGATCAAGTCGGCGAAGTTGTTCGTCCGGTAAAAGAACTAAAAGGCTTTGAAAAAGTAAACATAAAAGCACATGAGAAAAAGACTGTCCAATTTACGATCAGTGAAGAATTATTACGCTATGTTCATAGTGATCAAGCCTTCACTAGTGATGCTGGTACATTTGATATCATGATTGGCGCAAATAGCAGAGATGTCCAAACAACCACATTCAAATTACTGAAATAG